The sequence atagcaagagaactagaattagaagtggaacctGAAGATGTGGCTGAATTGCTGTAATCTTATGAGagaacttgaatggatgaggagttgcttcttatgacTGAGCAAAGGAAGTGGTTCCTTGAGATGGCATCTACTCCTGGTAAAGATGTTCTgaacattgtgaaaatgacaaCAAACAACTTAAAATATTACTTAGCCTTAGTTGATTAAGCAGTgccagggtttgagaggattgagtCCAATTTTGAAAGCAGTCTTACTATGAGTAGAGTGATATCCAACAGCATTGGATGttgcagagaaatctttcatgaaaaggtttaattatgtcttttgcagcaacacagatgaaactggaggctgttattttacatgaaataactcagaaacagagagTCAAACACTGGATggtctcataagtgggagctcaaTAATGTTTATACATGGGCATACAGTGTGGAATAATAGGCATTACAGACTCAGAAGGGTGGAAGGGAGGTAAGGGATAAGAAATTGCTTAATgggtctggtgtggtggctcacgcctgtaatcccagcactttgggaggccaaggtgggcagatgacctaaggtcaggagttcgagaccagtctggccagcatggtgaaaccccatctctattaaaaatacaaaaattagctgggcatggtggcacgtgcctgtaatcccagctacatgggagactgaagcaggataattgcttgaactcgggcaGGGgaagtcgcagtgagctgagattgcgccacagcattccagcctaggcgacagagtgaaactccatctcacacacacacacacacacacacacacagacacacacacaaattgctTAATGggtaaaatgtacattatttgggtgatggttacattaaaagcccagatttcacctctatgcaatatatccatgtaacaaaactgcaagcagttgtaccccttaaatttaaaccaaaaaaggcaaaaaagaggccaggtgcgatggctcacacctgtaatcccagcattttgggaggccgaggcgggctgatcacaaggttaggagtttgagatcagcctgaccaacatgttgaaaccccatctctactaagcatataaaaattagctgggcgtggtggggcacgcctatagttccagctactcaggaggctgaggcaggagaattgcttgaacccaggaggcagagcttgcagtgagctgagatcgcgccattgcactgcaccctgggtgacagagcgagactccgtcaaaaaaaaaaaaaaaaaaaaaagggaaaaaagaggaagagtccattgatgtggcaaactttgttgttgtcttattttaataaattactacagttaccccaaccttcagcaaccacaaccctgatcagtcagcagccattgGCATTGAGGAAGACCCTTTAGCAGCAAAATGACTGCAACTTGCCGAAGGCTCATATGATTGTCAGCAATTTTTAGCaacatagtatttttaaatttaagtatgTACTTTTAAAAGTCACAATGCTATTGTGCCCTCAATAGACTTTAGTATAgaataaacataacttttatatgcactgggaaattaaaaaatatgtgtgaCTCACTTCactgtgatatttgctttattgtggtggtctggaaccagACTCACAATATCTCCGAAATATGCCCGTACTTGCAAAATAGGAAACGTACCTTTACAGAACCCCTGGATTCTGGTCCTATCCCCTTCAAAGCAACCAACTAACCATTCCCAAAACTGAAATAACAAAGTCTAGAAGTTTATGGAAAGAAGGGCATGTCATACAAAAGTTTATGGGGATGGATATAAGGAAAATTTTTGAATGATTTTGTAGGCAATAAAGATCACAGGATATcagccgagcacggtggctcacgcctgtaatcctagcactttgggaggccagagcgggccgatcatgaggtcaggagatcgagaccatcctcactaacacagtgaaatcccgtctgtactaaaaatacaaaaaaattaactgggcgtggtggcgggcgcctgtagccccagctactcaggaggctgaggcaggagaatggcgtgaacccgggaggcggagcttgcagtgagccgagatcacgccacggcactccagcctgggtgacagagtgagactccgtctcaaaacaaaaaaaaaagatgacaggGTATCCTGTCAGTTCCTGGTTCTGGATTATCTGCTTCTATAGAGGTTAGTGCCCTTTAATGGTTTTGAGCTATTTTACaccttaggttttttttttttttttagacatggtctcactctgccaccaagGCTAGAGAGTGGTGgtgcatgatcacagctcactgaaacctcaatcTCCCcagatcaagtgatcctccaatctcagcctctagagtagctgggactacaggtgcacaccaccacgcccagccaattttttttttggatagtatttgtagagagagggtctcccctatgttgctcaggctggtctggaatgcTTGGACTCAtgtgatccttttgccttggcctcccaaagtgctgagattataggcgtgaaccaccgtgcctgaccattTTACAACTTTGCAGGTTACAGAAACAGATAGTGTTGCAAATAACTCATCCACAGCACTGCAAACAGATTTCTTTTGATGGAACGCAACTGATTACTACTCTGGAGATAGTGACCAGTTTTGCATCTGTTGGTGAATTTATTTCAGCATTCCTGATTGCCTATGTAATCATGCATTTGTTGATTCTCCTTTGAGCCTGTTGTATCTTACAGATTCCTCCTTTAATTAATGAATACTTGACATGTGCTAATCTTATATTTGTATGACAGTCATGATTTTAActcaaaaaattatcttttaacacAGGTGAATGCATAATGGAAAATATATAGCTTTAAATATTGTTATTGCTAAAGACTGAATAAGTGAACTTAATATATGAAActagaataacaaaataaaatgaaagaaaagcaggGGAAAGAATTATTAAACTAAAAGCtgaggccgggagcagtggctcacacctgtaatcccagcactttgggaggccaaggcaggcggatcacgaggtcaagagatcgagaccatcctggtcaatatggtgaaaccccatttctacaaaaaatacaaaaaaactagctgggtgtggtggtgcacacctgtagtcccagctactcaggaggctgaggcaggagaatcacttgaacccaggaggcggagcttgcagtgagctgagattgcgccactgcactccagcctgggtgacagagcgagactccgtctcaaaaaaaaaaaaaaaagctgaaagctgaaatgaatgaaatgggaGAGggtagagaaataaataaaagcaaaagtgcTACTTTTACTTTAATACAAATGACTAAATAAGTAAACCCTTAGCATGCTAAGTAGaagactaaaaatacaacaataaaaaaggaaacccCAAAACCAGTAGCAACAAGAAAGGTGATGGACCCCCAAATGccaaagttattaaaatattttaaaaagaaagttaaatggaatcatagggccgcaaaattgaaaatttagagcagagtaaatgatttttttttcttttgctaaatatAAACTACTAAAACTGATCCAGATAAGATATACGACCTGAACAGATCACtaattacagaaaataattgGGAAGTTTGTTAAGAACGTTACAATGAAAAAGACTATCAGCCAAGATAATAGAACAGGTAATTTCTGAGATAGTCAACCTATAGCAGGTCAccgaaaaagaagagaagagctcCAGTGTATTTTTAGAGTTGCACAAGCtccaatttatttttagagttctgtaagaaacaagcaaaaatcagagatagcactaaaaaagaaaactagagaccagctgcatgtatgtgtatacaagTCATTGCCACTTATCAACAGGGATCCATTCTGAGAAATACGGCGTAGTCTATGGTTCCTAGGCTAGAAATCCATACAGCACGTGAATGTGCTGAGTACTGTAGGTAAtggtaacacaatggtaagtacttGTCTATCTAAATAtaactaaacatagaaaaggtactgcagcccaggcgtggtggctcgtgcctgtaatcctagcactttgggaggctgaggtgggtagatcacttgagcccaggagttcaagaccagcctgggcagcatgccaacacccatctctacaaaaaaatacgtcatggtacatgcctgtggtcccagctacttgggaggctgaggtgggaggatcacctgagcctggggaggtaaAGACTGCAGTgaggtgagctgtgattgtgccactgtactccagcctgcgtgacagagtaagaccctatctcaaaaacaaaacaaaacaaaagtacagtaaaaatatggtataaaagataaaaatatggtACACCTGTTTAGGACACTTatcatgaatggagcttgcaggattggaagttgctctgggtgagtcagtgggtgagcggtgagtgaatgtgaaggcttaGGTCAGGACCATGTACTACTGTAGAccttataaacactgtacacttagactactctacatttattaaaaaattctttcttcagtAGTAAATTAAGTATAGCttattgtaacttttttactttatacatgTATTAATTCTAAAGATTTTGACTCTTATCagtcttttgtaataacactcaGCTGAAAACACAAGCATTATATAAccatacaaaaatattatttctttatatcctgATTCTACaagccttttctatttttttctcttttactttttcaacttaaaaaaaaaaaaaaaactaagacacaaacatgcacactAGCCTCAGCCTAtgcagggtcaggatcatcaagatATCAGTAGGCAATAGAAATGTTTCAGCTCCATTATTATTATGAGATCACCACTGTAATATGCAATCTGTTGACCAAAATGCCATTACGCAGCAAATGGCTAGAGTTGTAAAACTTCCAGGTAAGATATTAGAAAATGAAATCCAGCAGTGTTTTGGAAGAATAATTCAACATGACCAAGAGGATTtgttccaggaatgcaaggtgaCTTAACATACCAGGGTATATGCTATACGAATTCACTGTGTCAACATATTTAAGTGCAAAACCTAAATACTTATGGCTAACGATTTTAAGGcgatatttgataaaattcagcaagCTACCCTGATAAGTGAAATTGTATCAGTATTTTATATGAACTTATCAAAAGAATTACTATGAAAATATTAAGTCTTGTACTCAAAAACCTTTATTCAACTCCATTGTAAACATTATTCAGTCAAATTATTTagtctatttttattatataaggtctgtgtttcttttttttgagatggagttgcgctctgtcgcccaggctggagtgcagcagcgcaattttggctcactgctgcctccacctcctgggttcaagcgatttcacTCTAAGTGAAAACTGGAGCAGAAGAAAATGACCTAAGTATATAAAAACCATTATCCAAAGGAGTGGTGTATATTACATTGGAAAATTCTAAAGTTAGAATTAGGAATCACAGCAAGGATGCCAGCTGTATCAGCGTTGTTTGGAGGTTCTGGCTAAAGCAACaggacaagaaaacaaaataagtagTAAAAATATTCTAAGGGAAGAgataaaacaatatgaaaataaaagactACATCAGATAATTATAAATCATATTTATCAGAGACCAAGGATTTCTAATAAATACAATTCATTACtgagaatttttctttaatatagacAAATATagtctattttggcttttcttgatgtctgcaacaaatacaaaaattcctATTCACAATTATGATAAAATTatggaataataaaaaaacacagggccgggcacggtggctcactcctgtaatcccagcactttgggaggctgaggcaggcggatcacttgaggccaggagtgcaagaccagcctggccaacatggcgaaaccccatctctagtaaaaatacacacacaaaaattagccaggaatggtggcaggcgcctataatcccagctactcaagaggctgaagtgggagaatcacttgaaccctgtgagccaaaattgcgccactgcactccagcctggatgacatagcgagactccatctcaaaaaaaagaaacacagaccttatataataaaaatagactACATAATTTGACTGAATAATGTTTACAATAGGAGTTAAATAAAGGTTTTTGGgtagaagacttaatattttcATAGTCATTCTTTTGATAAGTTCATATAAAATACTGATgcaatttcaataaaaaattccaaaaggttttcttttttggtgggggtggTTTAGGTACTGGATAAAATAACAGTTCctttggaagaataaatatctaagaattgctaagaaaattttggaaaataatagcTGGGGGAAGTTTGTAAGTCTAAAAGATTAAGCTTACCTTAATGCTAATATGATCAAATAAGTGACGTTAGCAAGCCAGATCATCTTCTGGAATCTCAGATCTCTAATATTCCAGAATAAAGAAGTTCTGGAAGTATATTTGTGAACTTTATCTACATGAGTTAAATTAGGATTTCAGTtttcaggaaaataatatttaacaaatggtTCTGGCATAAGCAGACAGTCAAACTTGTTCATCATAACATATAAATATGAGTTCTGGGCAtgagctgtaatcccagcactctgggaggctgaggtgggcagatcacaggaggccaggagtttgagaccagcatggccaacatggtgaaatctcgtctctactaaaaatataaaaattagccaggcatggtggcacacacctgtgatcccagctacttgggaggctgaggcaggagaattgcctgagcctgggaggcagagcgggcagtgagctgagatcgtgccactgtactccaggctgggagacagagccagactctgtctcaaaacaagaaaaaaaaaaaaaaagaaggaaaaaaaaaaaaagaattctggctGCAGCAAGGAGCcattgaaaaacaaacaagcaagcaggAAAAACACCAAAGGGAAAACCAATTTAATCTCAGGGGAAGGATGGATGTTCTTAGAAAATACAGGTGCCACAAATGAAGCGACAGGAGCATCTAACCACAGAAAAAGACAGTCATTTTTATATGGTGACAGCCCCACAAGTAAAGTCAAAACACAATGACAGGAGGGGAAGAAACTCAGCAATGTGTGACTGACGTCGGGTTAGTGTTCCCAACTTCCCAACAgccaaggagaaaaaggaggcagTAAGAGTTCTAAGTTCACAGAAGAGAGTAGCACACATGGTCAACCAGCCTATGCAGAGATGTCTCAGAAAACGCAGACCACACCACCAGCTAGGGGAGTGCATGAAGGCCAGATAACCATTTTCACACAGCAGATTGACAAAACTTCCAAAGGTAGTTAGGCCCACATCATGGATGAGACTATCATTGTGAAAATTAATCCATATTTATGTAAGTACAAACTATGCAAGCTCCATGAAACTTACTGTTTCGAATctacttacagaaaaaaaaaaaaaaagagcagaatatGAAAGTTTACTGGGGCAGTTTGTAATGACAAAACTATTCCTCAAACAACCTTAATAATCATAATAGCAAGATGACGGACTAAACCCTGGCATGTCTGTAAcgtttgtttaaaaaaactagGTCTATAGATGGAATAATCAAAGCAAGTTGCAGAGAAATGTGCAGAGTATGATACAATTACTGTAGAACTAGGAAAACGTTTTCTATGTTATCTTTTGAGTCCACGTATATTGGTAAGAATACAGAGCACCTAACATTACTTACCTTGGATGGGGTGAGAATATGGAGGGGCTGGAAGTTGTTGGCTTGGTGTTTGTACAATTCTGTGTGTAATTTATTCCAAAGAATAAGTTTTACTGTTGTAGTTTGTAAAGAGACAAAACAACCAACAAATcaaatatgcatgtgtgtacatgtccatgcatgtgtatgtatgtttgtgtatgtatatatatggaagGCAGCTGGTAGGTAGAGATCTAAGGATgcaaaaagaaatatagaatataaaaatattatgcttAATTAAACTACAACTTTATAACTGGAGtagaaaacatatatacataagcataaaaaaagagtgatagggtctgggcgcggtggctcacacctgtaaacccagcactttgggaggccgaggtgggcagatcatgaggtctggagatcgagaccatcctggctatggtgaaaccctgtctctactaaaaatacaaaacattagccgggcatggtggtgggcgcctatagtcccagctactcgggaggctgaggcaggagaatggtgtgaacccgggaggtggagcttgtagtgagcccagatcgcaccaccgcactccagcctgggcgaagtgagagactgtctcaaaaaaaaaaaaaaaaagattgataggAAGTCCATCAAAATGGTTACAGTCTGTATAGTTTGTATCTGGACAGTAAGATTATTAgtaacttctatttttttctagtaatattctgtttttcatattttctatcttGAATACACattataatcaggaaaaaatcCTTTACAGTtgaaaaaagtgggaaaaaagaaagatgtagaaAATAGGACCAGGACAATGGAAGTTTCCCAGCTGAAATTCAAAAGCAGAACAGTTTTCTAAAGGGTTGTAAGCAGTGAGTTTGAAgtgacaaaattatttaaatcactAACATTGTATACTGTAAGCCTTTTCTGTTTCTTACCAAAAACCATAGCTAATAACTCACTATTATCATTGATgataggaaaataaagaaattatggcAAATATAATATAGCAAGTCATCAAAATTGTGTTCAAATATTATGGatcaaagaaagaagaataaaagtgGCAAAAATGTATCTAAGTATTCTCATAATATTCTAAATATGCTTCTGTCGCAAGAGTAACCTCTTCTCACCAATCCTTGCTGACAGCAGAAATGAGTGGTATTACACCACTAGAGAATGGCTTAAGGTACAAGCATGGGTGATTCTAGCTTGCTCTCTGGCACCACCTACTGATCAAACAGCATCTCAACGGAAAACCGCACAATTTGAATTTTCCTCTTCTCAATACAACCTATGCTCTGGAAAAAATCTAGGTACGCTCTCAGTCCACTCATCTGGGTTCTGCACAGATATTAACATCTCAAAAATGCTATTCTAGAAAATTCTGTCTTGTTAGTAGAAACTTTGATCATTTTTGCATCTAAACAGAAATGCCAGGATTGTCAGTCTGAGGTTTCAAAATGAAAACGACAGTGGGATGGATCACTTTATCACGTTAGGTACCACATCTATTTAATGTGACTGTGGAGGAGGTAAGATGACTGTGTGATATTTATGAGAGGATTAAAAACCTTTGCTGCTTCAGGTTGTTTTTGACTAATGACTCACACCCCATCATTCCCAAATCCGACCTTGGCTCTAAAGAATCATTAACATTCGGTATATTTTAATCAGATATCAATTTATTAGGGAACCGTTCATTTGCTGCGCATTAGCACTAAACATTTGTTTTTGGGGGGTCAAGTATCCATGTCACATTATGTAGAAAATGGTCCTTCATGCCAACAGGCTTACATGTGGAAAACATGAATCCCCCCAAACTCTGGGGAGTATTCCAGAATGGGGcaaaagagaggctgggaagtACCATTTACTACACAAATTTAATAAGATGGACAAAAACCTTTACCAGAGTTGGAAAATCAAGTTGGAAACAAACACATATATTCACTACTTAATGCATTTAATTCCAACCCCTCATTGGAATCACCTTGGTAACATTTAAGATTCTACAACAGTATGATGTGACGATTCAGAGGTGGTCTCAAAGTTGTTACagtgttaaaaaaattatagtaagCAGTATAAAATTACAATTTATTATGGGGCCAGGGGGATTCACAGCCatccttaaaaatattaagagcaaaccacggccaggcatggtggctcacacctgtaatcccagcacttttgggaggctgaggtgggcagatcacttgaggtcaggagttcaacatgatgaaaccccgtctctatcaaatatacaaaaattagccagtcatggtgtcgtacacctgtggtcccagctacttgggaggctgaggcaccagaatcgcttgaacctgggaggctgacttgcagtgagccaagattgcgccactgcactccagcctgggaaacagagcgagactccgtctcaaaaacaaaacaaaacaaagaaaacatgaagAGCAAACCTTTTAGAGAATTCTacttatgatttctttttctcaattcCTTTCCCCcactccttttgttttttaagcactAATCTGGTATGGAGTCAGCAGGACAGAGCAAAGCTGGATGGGCTGCCCCTTGAATGATGGAGTAGGTCTGCTTGGGTAGTTCTTgctgggaagaggaggagaacaCCGGCGGCGCAGTGGTGGCCACTGCGATGTTCTGGCCTCCATCGCTCACCACTGTCACTTCTGCTGTCCCCTCCTGAATCAAGGCGTTTAGGCCTTCAAAGTCCGTGCAAGTAATACCCGAACTGGTAATGAAAGTCTGATTGCCAGAGCCTTCCTGGGGACCACCTGGGGCCGTGGGGATGAGAGTCTGGTGCAGAGTGGCTCCGTCCGTCTGGTCGTGAGTGGTCAGCAGGACAGCCGGCTGGGTCATTGCGCCCGCCTCGCTCGGACACCGCGAGGACTGAGGAGGGGCGATCAGACTGACCTGGCGCAGGATCTGCAGCCGGCTGTTCCCCGGGAGTTCCTCTGGGTTCTGGGCCACCAAAGCAGGCGGGACGATGTTCACTGCAGCGGCGGCAGCCTGGACGATGGTGTTCGCCTGTGGCACCTGATGCCCGACGATGATTTTGACTCTTCCCTCGCTGAACTGGGGCACTTGGCTGGGCTGGAGGGGTACCTGGAGGTGTCCCACAGTGAGGGGCGTGGCGGGCTGCTTGCTGGGGTCGATCTGAAACTGGAGGACGGTCACGTCCGAGTTCTTACTCTCATTGTACTCACTGTGCTGTCTCTTGTGGCTGCGGAGCGAGTCCTCCCGCATGAAGGAGGCGTCGCATATATCGCAGTGGAAAGTCTTCTTGGCATCGAGCTTGGCCACCTGCCGGCTGCTCTGCCTGCCCGTGTCCTTCCTCTCCAGAGCCTCAGTCTTAACCATGTCCGCATGGAACTTCTTCATGTGCTTGCTGAGGTTGCTAGGCTGTTTGGTGTCGAAGCTGCAGTAGTTGCATTTGAAAGGGCGGTCGGTGCAGTGGATGCGCTCGTGGATGCGCAGGGCGGCCTTGCTGGAGCAGGAGTAGCTGCATTCCGAGCACTTCTCGGGATGCTCCGACTGGTGCACGCGGCTGTGCTTCCGGAGGGTGGCTTTGCTGTCACCCAGGAAGTCGCAGTGCGGACACTTGAAGTTATTCCCGCTGTGCTTGATGCGGATGTGCGACTTGAGGTTCCCCTTCATGGTGCAGCGGACGTTGCAGAACTCG comes from Macaca mulatta isolate MMU2019108-1 chromosome 10, T2T-MMU8v2.0, whole genome shotgun sequence and encodes:
- the ZFP64 gene encoding zinc finger protein 64, producing the protein MNASSEGESFAGSVQIPGGTTVLVELTPDIHICGICKQQFNNLDAFVAHKQSGCQLTGTSAAAPSTVQFVSEETVPATQTQTTTRTITSETQTITVSAPEFVFEHGYQTYLPTESNENQTATVISLPAKSRTKKPTTPPAQKRLNCCYPGCQFKTAYGMKDMERHLKIHTGDKPHKCEVCGKCFSRKDKLKTHMRCHTGVKPYKCKTCDYAAADSSSLNKHLRIHSDERPFKCQICPYASRNSSQLTVHLRSHTGDAPFQCWLCSAKFKISSDLKRHMRVHSGEKPFKCEFCNVRCTMKGNLKSHIRIKHSGNNFKCPHCDFLGDSKATLRKHSRVHQSEHPEKCSECSYSCSSKAALRIHERIHCTDRPFKCNYCSFDTKQPSNLSKHMKKFHADMVKTEALERKDTGRQSSRQVAKLDAKKTFHCDICDASFMREDSLRSHKRQHSEYNESKNSDVTVLQFQIDPSKQPATPLTVGHLQVPLQPSQVPQFSEGRVKIIVGHQVPQANTIVQAAAAAVNIVPPALVAQNPEELPGNSRLQILRQVSLIAPPQSSRCPSEAGAMTQPAVLLTTHDQTDGATLHQTLIPTAPGGPQEGSGNQTFITSSGITCTDFEGLNALIQEGTAEVTVVSDGGQNIAVATTAPPVFSSSSQQELPKQTYSIIQGAAHPALLCPADSIPD
- the ZFP64 gene encoding zinc finger protein 64 isoform X4, which codes for MKDMERHLKIHTGDKPHKCEVCGKCFSRKDKLKTHMRCHTGVKPYKCKTCDYAAADSSSLNKHLRIHSDERPFKCQICPYASRNSSQLTVHLRSHTGDAPFQCWLCSAKFKISSDLKRHMRVHSGEKPFKCEFCNVRCTMKGNLKSHIRIKHSGNNFKCPHCDFLGDSKATLRKHSRVHQSEHPEKCSECSYSCSSKAALRIHERIHCTDRPFKCNYCSFDTKQPSNLSKHMKKFHADMVKTEALERKDTGRQSSRQVAKLDAKKTFHCDICDASFMREDSLRSHKRQHSEYNESKNSDVTVLQFQIDPSKQPATPLTVGHLQVPLQPSQVPQFSEGRVKIIVGHQVPQANTIVQAAAAAVNIVPPALVAQNPEELPGNSRLQILRQVSLIAPPQSSRCPSEAGAMTQPAVLLTTHDQTDGATLHQTLIPTAPGGPQEGSGNQTFITSSGITCTDFEGLNALIQEGTAEVTVVSDGGQNIAVATTAPPVFSSSSQQELPKQTYSIIQGAAHPALLCPADSIPD
- the ZFP64 gene encoding zinc finger protein 64 isoform X1 translates to MNASSEGESFAGSVQSGTTVLVELTPDIHICGICKQQFNNLDAFVAHKQSGCQLTGTSAAAPSTVQFVSEETVPATQTQTTTRTITSETQTITVSAPEFVFEHGYQTYLPTESNENQTATVISLPAKSRTKKPTTPPAQKRLNCCYPGCQFKTAYGMKDMERHLKIHTGDKPHKCEVCGKCFSRKDKLKTHMRCHTGVKPYKCKTCDYAAADSSSLNKHLRIHSDERPFKCQICPYASRNSSQLTVHLRSHTGDAPFQCWLCSAKFKISSDLKRHMRVHSGEKPFKCEFCNVRCTMKGNLKSHIRIKHSGNNFKCPHCDFLGDSKATLRKHSRVHQSEHPEKCSECSYSCSSKAALRIHERIHCTDRPFKCNYCSFDTKQPSNLSKHMKKFHADMVKTEALERKDTGRQSSRQVAKLDAKKTFHCDICDASFMREDSLRSHKRQHSEYNESKNSDVTVLQFQIDPSKQPATPLTVGHLQVPLQPSQVPQFSEGRVKIIVGHQVPQANTIVQAAAAAVNIVPPALVAQNPEELPGNSRLQILRQVSLIAPPQSSRCPSEAGAMTQPAVLLTTHDQTDGATLHQTLIPTAPGGPQEGSGNQTFITSSGITCTDFEGLNALIQEGTAEVTVVSDGGQNIAVATTAPPVFSSSSQQELPKQTYSIIQGAAHPALLCPADSIPD